One Actinoplanes missouriensis 431 DNA segment encodes these proteins:
- a CDS encoding ROK family protein: protein MTSRSTELLRVVHHRPGVTRADAARLLGVGTGAATELVTKLSRASLLIQAPAAPSGSRGRPTTVLLPHPAGPLVLALAITHEAWRIDLVELGGATAASWSQRHAATGWDEVRAAVTAAISTILIEYGPRIRAAGVSVPGTVSRTLQLDASTAGWHDVDLTTLWPAETAGVSGVLGVSGVLGVSGVLGVSGALSPGKTAGVSGPDGRPRAGVFVAGNDATLAATAESRRGAATGASVALHLRIEAGLGGAVVEDGRPVIGARGAAGEFGHMPFGDPAIRCPCGASGCWGTAVDGTALARLLNQPPPRDEVTYARRVITAAARGDEAELAAVRAVGAALGRGIAGLVNGLDADLVTLGGLGVDLLATVPESIEAAYRDGLMLIHRDAPPPVLPATLGDDEGPIAGAAEEAWSALLPQLT from the coding sequence GTGACATCCCGCTCCACCGAGCTCCTCCGGGTGGTGCACCACCGGCCCGGCGTCACCCGCGCCGACGCGGCCCGCCTGCTCGGCGTCGGCACCGGCGCGGCCACCGAGCTGGTCACCAAGCTGAGCCGCGCGTCACTGCTGATCCAGGCCCCGGCCGCCCCAAGCGGCAGCCGAGGCCGCCCGACCACCGTGCTCCTGCCCCACCCGGCCGGCCCGCTCGTGCTGGCCCTCGCGATCACCCACGAGGCCTGGCGGATCGACCTGGTCGAGCTGGGCGGCGCCACCGCCGCCTCCTGGTCGCAACGGCACGCGGCCACCGGCTGGGACGAGGTCCGTGCGGCCGTCACGGCCGCGATCTCCACAATCCTCATCGAGTACGGGCCCAGAATCCGCGCCGCCGGAGTCTCCGTCCCCGGCACGGTCTCCCGCACCCTCCAGCTGGACGCCTCAACCGCAGGCTGGCACGACGTCGACCTGACCACCCTGTGGCCCGCCGAGACCGCCGGCGTCTCGGGGGTCTTAGGCGTCTCGGGTGTCTTAGGCGTCTCGGGCGTCTTAGGCGTCTCGGGCGCCTTGTCGCCCGGCAAGACCGCAGGCGTCTCGGGCCCGGACGGGCGGCCCCGCGCGGGTGTCTTCGTGGCCGGCAACGACGCGACGCTGGCCGCCACTGCCGAGTCCCGCCGAGGTGCCGCAACGGGCGCCTCGGTGGCTCTGCATCTGCGCATCGAGGCCGGCCTCGGCGGCGCCGTGGTGGAGGACGGCCGCCCGGTGATCGGCGCGCGAGGCGCCGCCGGCGAGTTCGGCCACATGCCGTTCGGCGACCCGGCGATCCGCTGCCCGTGCGGCGCCTCCGGCTGCTGGGGCACCGCCGTCGACGGCACCGCACTGGCCCGCCTGCTGAACCAGCCACCCCCGCGCGACGAGGTCACCTACGCCCGCCGTGTCATCACCGCAGCGGCCCGCGGCGACGAGGCCGAGCTGGCGGCGGTCCGAGCCGTAGGCGCGGCACTGGGCCGAGGCATAGCCGGCCTGGTCAACGGCCTGGACGCCGACCTGGTCACCCTCGGCGGCCTCGGCGTGGACCTGCTGGCGACCGTCCCGGAATCGATCGAGGCCGCCTATCGCGACGGCTTGATGCTGATCCACCGAGACGCGCCGCCCCCAGTCCTGCCGGCGACGCTGGGCGACGACGAGGGCCCGATCGCCGGAGCCGCAGAGGAGGCGTGGTCAGCGTTGCTCCCTCAGCTGACATGA
- a CDS encoding outer membrane protein assembly factor BamB family protein: MLLRTLAAAVLLVAAGLIGWRVLAPAEVLASATTPYPPLTIRQAGVTSKINVAPLVVDGRLRVYAAKHQVRADGPVDARTVYTARWSFRRWPEQLSGVAAGGTTVVTRWSDGDLVALDARTGKISWRTDAPEAPGYAGHRTGAATVWDPPGLRIAGGSVVVTADQELMGYDLSTGALRWRMTRPDGCAESFTTTEGVYACTGGSAVLDVMTGKPVTGWPAAPWTPLGCDSDGSGCAGLRDAAGQGWVHGKRAPALDDPDATVAAGVVVSSDGNGVTGRSPSAEGGASWSWSGSARVLGGYGATVLLLTPENTLIGVDAGTGVETLRFALGQGGESTVWKPGAYRIAGGYLAMERLNIDAPDDPESPIYYLTLDTVIVAALG, encoded by the coding sequence GTGCTGCTTCGAACTCTGGCGGCCGCGGTTCTGCTGGTCGCGGCCGGTCTGATCGGCTGGCGGGTGCTGGCTCCGGCTGAGGTGCTGGCGAGCGCGACCACTCCGTACCCTCCGCTTACGATCCGCCAGGCGGGTGTCACCAGCAAGATCAATGTGGCGCCGCTGGTCGTTGACGGGCGGCTGCGCGTCTATGCCGCGAAACATCAGGTGCGGGCGGACGGGCCGGTCGACGCGCGGACGGTGTACACCGCCCGGTGGTCGTTCCGCCGCTGGCCCGAGCAGCTCAGCGGCGTGGCGGCCGGTGGGACCACCGTCGTCACCCGGTGGTCCGATGGTGATCTTGTGGCGCTCGACGCCCGTACCGGGAAGATCAGCTGGCGGACGGATGCACCGGAAGCGCCCGGATATGCCGGACATCGCACCGGGGCCGCGACGGTCTGGGATCCGCCGGGCTTGCGCATCGCCGGCGGCAGCGTCGTGGTCACCGCCGATCAAGAACTGATGGGGTACGACCTGAGCACCGGCGCTCTTCGCTGGCGGATGACGCGTCCTGATGGGTGTGCGGAGAGCTTCACCACGACTGAGGGTGTGTATGCGTGTACCGGCGGGAGCGCGGTCCTCGACGTGATGACCGGCAAGCCGGTGACGGGATGGCCGGCGGCGCCGTGGACGCCGCTCGGCTGCGACTCCGACGGGTCGGGGTGTGCCGGTCTGCGTGATGCGGCGGGGCAGGGATGGGTGCACGGGAAGCGGGCGCCGGCTCTGGATGATCCGGATGCCACGGTGGCGGCCGGGGTGGTGGTCAGCTCCGATGGGAACGGGGTGACCGGCCGTTCGCCGTCTGCCGAGGGTGGCGCGTCGTGGAGCTGGAGTGGATCGGCGCGGGTGCTGGGTGGATACGGCGCTACGGTGCTGTTGTTGACGCCGGAGAACACGTTGATCGGTGTTGACGCCGGCACCGGGGTGGAGACGTTGCGGTTCGCGTTGGGGCAGGGCGGCGAGAGCACGGTGTGGAAGCCGGGGGCGTATCGGATCGCCGGCGGCTATCTTGCGATGGAGCGGCTCAACATTGACGCGCCGGATGATCCGGAGTCGCCGATCTATTACTTGACGCTCGACACGGTGATCGTCGCGGCGCTGGGTTGA